In the Tamandua tetradactyla isolate mTamTet1 chromosome 24, mTamTet1.pri, whole genome shotgun sequence genome, TGTGTCCAAGCTGCTGGTTTATACTGTTGAATTACAGGACCTGTAACTATCTTTTAAATGTAATGAGAATCATGTCTATATATTGTCTGCTGTCGAAACATGGAGAATATGTCGGAAGAGCAGCTTAATTCAAATATCTCCCCTCCCCCAATCCCAAACAGCGCATAGTGAAATAACCATACCAGGTTTTGTTAAACCACACAAATGTGCTCacgatttttattttaatgaaagtaaTGGCCATATATGCTTGGAGCCACATTAATTTTTCCCCTaccaaataaaaagacagcagattTTTGCTGCTCCTTCTCAGCTCTGCTCTTTGCAGGATTTTCTCAGAGCATTTGGTGCTGAGTGTGAattgtaaaatgttttcaaatttcatgTGCAAACAAGAGCCGTCATTGTTGGcagttcttttcattttgttgattaataatttgttaaataaaattcacttttattctCAAACATTGAAGAAGATCTGGGTTTCCAGACAGAATTGTTCTTTTTCTGGACCTTACTCTAGTGCACTGATGTTTGATAATTCactgaaatcaataaaaatgattagGTTGTCATAGTATTTTAATAGCGTATCAGAGCTGATTATATTGATGACCTGCTAATTATTGGTTTTCAGGGGGGCATTCTCAGTGGTGAGAAGATGTATGAAAATTCCTACTGGCCAAGAATATGCTGCCAAAATTATCAACACCAAAAAGCTTTCTGCTAGGGGTGGGTATTTTCAaccacatatttatatatgtgaattttctgtttgtcCTGTTGATTGTTGGTTCTCTTGTATGTAAATGTGTCATGTAGTTATAATTGAATTGTAGATTTAGATATCATTTTATGTATTGAGATTATTTCCTTCTTGTATGACTCTTGGTTTGTACTGgtttaaaagtaaatgaaagaatatgaTTGTTATTATTTAATACATTGTTATTAAAATTCTATCTTTCCTATGAGCAGTAGCATAAAtaactaattttaaaacaaataaatgtcacTAAGTACATTTTGCCTTCAGCTCCAGTGTGAAATAACTTTCAGAAGGAtttggaatggaaaaatataagtcTCACAACTGCCataatttccttttacttttcagAGGTAAAATAGGTCACAGCTCAGTTGAATCATATATTTCAATTGCAGTTACACTTGAACTTAATTCATCAAAGCATATTTAACAGTACCAGCTTTGGGAGGAAGCATGTTTGCTGTATTTTAGGGAGTTTGGGTTGATTTTGACGTGTTTGTGTGCAGTTAAGACCTTTATTTGGTCTCCTGCATTAAGGTTTCTCTCACACACATGTAATGTATTTTACACGTGCAGTTTATAGCCACAGAGGTAATTCATACTTCCAACATAGCTGTTGACATCATTAAAAATCTTGGCGGGCCCTCGCTGTGATTTAGTTTGTCGAACTCCAGCAAAAGCACTTATAAACTCATGTTAGGTATTCCAGTTATTGTGAGCACATGCCTAAGGTATTTCCATGGGAATATATGgttttatgaaatgaaaatgtacaaaatgcTGTAGTGTAAACCCATTTCAGTGACCTGGTTTGTTTTAGGTAATGAGAAGAAATTTCGTTAGGGTTAGCTTTCctcattttatgtctttaaaaagTACTTCTTTCTTGCTTGTAGCATGGCCTTTGGTCTCTGCTGTGAcaggtttttttctgtttgttgcaCATACCACTCTTAACATGTACTTTAgttttagattttcatttctttttattcatttgagtGGGATTTTGTCGTCACATTTTTTAACCTGATTTTAATATAACTCTGAGGAAGTTTATATGCTAAATAACCAGACCATAGAATCATGTCATGGGAACAAATGCAAATTACATTATATTTAGTTATGCTTCTTCCTTCAAGTCTGCTCTACATGAAAGTTTTAACAATGAAAAGGAGTTTATAAACTGTAAATGccatttcagttaaaaaaaaagaaagaaaagagaatatattagtcattttctttcagtgattttatcACTTCTTGTGTGCTaggtacttatttttttaattagagcaatTGTAGATTTGCAGAGAAGTCTTACAGAAAAGTGATGCAGAGTGTATCCCCCTCTCCCAGTTTTCCGTTACTgtaaacattttgcattagtgtggtacctttgttataactgaGGAAACAACATTATTGTAATTAGTCTAGTAGCTGCAGACCATAGATTATATTAGGGTTCATTTTTtagtgttgtacagttctgtggtctgttttctttttaaaattttgcttctgGTATTAGGTAGGTGCTTTTGGTAAGGGTGGGTATCAGTTCTTTTGGGGTCATCACAATACTTTTCCCAAATCCTTTTTATTGGCTTTAAATGTCTCTCAAAACTAATCAGACTTGAACTTCACTTTCACTAGTTTTCTTAATTAGAAATCATCCCTTTTCTTCCACCCCAATGCGTACTCCTTCCTACACCAGAATGGCAAATACTTTAGTCCCTTGCCTACATACATTTTATTCTTCTACTTCCAgtctttgaaaaagaaattttctcTTGAATATTGGAATTCCTTCTCTCTATTCTGCCACTCTTCCTGCCCTGCTCGTACTCTGCTTCAAAAGATGCTTTACATCTATAGCCTTCTAATCCCTTCTGGATTGAATGATTCTGATTATTTGAACTATACTTAGGAAAAGTAGCTAGGGAGAGAGTTAGAAAGCATTCTTGTACTTCCACTgcagttttctttccttataacTTGGGACAAGTTTCTTAACTTGCTCTACGTTAACCTGTCCAAAGAGAGTGGTGATGAACAATATTATTGGTGCTGGAATAAGATGCCTTGGGTTTGAATTTTGATTCCCCTACCTATTAGCTCTTTAATTGTGCGTGGAAcactcagttttcttatctataaaacatGGTAATAATGTAATCCTTCTTTATAGAGCACGGTGAAGAGTGAATGAGTTAATATAGTGTGGAACAGTGCCTACTACATAACATACTCTTAATGAGTATTAGCTGCTATTATTATCTGATAGGTTGTTATGAGGATCAAATATGTTTACTTATATGAAAGAACTTGAGAATTATAAAGCCAGTGGCAGTTTTGGTTTAACTGTGTGAGAATATGATTTGAATCTTGACTCTACTACTTTATATATAAACTTGGTTCAACTTCTTCTGGGTCTCAAGTTCTTCAGTAAAGGGAGAAAGTACGTGTCTCATGGAGGTGTTTTGAATGAATTTTATGAGAAGCACTTCTTTAATTACAAAGTGCTATATCAATTTTAACTATGATTGTTGTTCACCTATAAAATATTACAATACTTTTCTTGAAAACGCTCAACAACTTTTTATAAAATAGTCATCACAACAACTGGAGTTGGTTTTTTGATATTTATACCTTGGAATATGTACATTTGTTTTAACTTTACCCATATTAAATTATGAACTGCTGAAGGAAAAATGTcgtgctttcattttttaatattgcatTCCAAAGCAGTGAAGACATAGGAAAGGCTCAGTACAGAGTGATGGGGATCAAATGCAGTtattaaatggtttttaaaagagtTAAGTACTGAGTTTACTTCTAGGAACAAGCAAATATTGGAAGTAAAGAAATctgcaaaataatatataaagagcatatgttttaaaatacgaattctttttttttaaacactcttGAGAGTCTAATGATCTGAGAAAActgctgaaaatttttaaaaatgaatatgaagtcAAAGGGAAATATAGGCTGACATGCAAAAttgcttgcttattttttctAAGGTAACTGATGTTTTGACTTCATATAGCAGTTActatgaaatgtgatttttttgtaCAAATTCTTGTTTCTTGTATTATTTGAAATGCCATGTCTTTTTAATCCAAGCTTttagtgtatttattttaaacataagaCAGGTCTTCCAACTCAAATAATGTTCTTGAAGTGTAACattacaactgaaaaagaaagggCCGTTGTCAATAAATCTAAGACCATGAGGGAATTGCCAGAAATGTGGCTACATTCCTGCACAAATTTGCACATCCAACTATACTGTCACTCAGGCTTAGATTTTAATGGCTCTCCAGCAGACTGTTTTAGTTATATTTCCTCTCAGCTGTCAGTCATTCTCACATCGTGTTTGGGAGGTTCAAAGTCTATTGAAGAATTTCCTTTTGTATTAATGTGCATGCACAGAGAATCGATTATACAATACTGAGCAGGTATGTAAGTGCACTCATCATTCATAATttggcttatttttaaaactaaacagTGTAGAGTCATCTCTAAAACATTTGATACTTTTATGTAATTTCTGTctcataaaaaattatttcatgttaGGTAAGAATAGAGAGTATGCTTAGTAAATGGTAGATAGTGGTGtaatttttctcatatattctCTACAAGAATTAGAAATTATGTCATTTTGATCCCAAACATTTAGGTTAGTAATTAACAAATGATTCTTTGTTCTGTTGTTTTGACATTAAGTCTATTTGAcataaaatgttataaatgtAAGCTGTTGTCAGAATGTATGTAAAGTCCATGAAGGGTCAGGATGGCAGTTTACAGTTGAGTAGATGTATAGTTATGATGACAAATGTCTTTAGATATTATACATgtgatttattttgcattttttaaaactccctatggtcaaatattttatatgattttaaagACATCTTGAGTTTCTTTTTGATCTTTTGAAACCACTTATTATGTAAAATCTGATATGCCACAAATCAAATTACTtttgtaaaacataaaacaattgCAACATAAGCTTCAACTAATATATTATTACAAATATACTTGACGTGTATAAAGTAAAACTTCACAGATAATGAGTTCggttaaatctatttttaaactttttattttgaaatagtttcaaacttatgggacagttacaaaaataaaacgAACTTCATACAGAGAACTTCAGTATGTCCTGTACACCCAGATACCCAAAtacaccagttttaacattttgccacatttgccatgttttgccacatttgcgATATCATTCTAGCTATCTACCCATCATTCTATCAACCCATCTATCTATCTTTGTATCTCTCTGATATCTGTCAACCTTACCATCTATTCTTCAATCCATTTCTTGAACACTTGAGTATAAGTGGTaaacatcatgctccttgaacccTTAAATCTTCcacgtacatttcctaagaattaGAAATTCTTTTATGTAtctaccttaagtgcagttatctagttcaagaaacttaacattgatataaagctgatggtatattctatttttttcatatattccagtagtatttttttttaagcgtcttttattgtgaaatatatcatgaatacaaaaaagcaataaatttcaaagtacattgtaagaagtagttatagaacagatttcagagttttaggtttttccttctacctgcttcaagacactggagactaaaagagatgttaatataatgattcagctgtcatattcatttggtaaatcctgtcttctctgttataactcctccttctcctttgatctctctcctgatctgtaggggtatttgaactatatccattctaattttttcatgttgtgaaaggctgttgataatatgggatagggggatggaactagttgatgttctggggagagtggcacctctgggtttcaggacttacctggcctaggaacccatctggaggttgtaggattatGGAAAGTAAtccttgtgcatggaaccttgtagaatctcagatagagccgaAGGTGTTTTttgagggttggcaggaatggttttggttggggtttggcaaaccatgttaaacagcaatatctggctgaagcttgtataaaagtagcctccagatagctcttgactctatttgagctctctcagccactgacttactttgttacaattcttttccctcagTTTATCATgcaggcattgtcaatcccatgttgctagggccagactcatccctgggattcaccCCTGGaccaaaatatcattttgagctttttcttctcttttattaattcctgttcaggatcatgtattgtctttaattgtcactgtctctttagttgctctttttttttttttctttttttaaattttgagaacaTATTTGCAACATAAACTTTTCTATttcaacccctcccaagcataccgTTCAGTGGGATTGATTGCATTCACTATGTTttggtaccctcaccaccttctactactaaattttcccatctccccGTACAGTAACCCCACACCCACTGTGTATTAACTTCCCACTCTTCCTGCAGTTAAATGATTTTGATTCTTTGTTTTACTAGTGTTACTTCCAAAATTGGTGATGTTAGTATAACATGAATCAGAACTTTATAAAACTACTAGATGCATGTAATACAGAATTAAGTATCAACTATAAAATCTGAATGTTTCATATTTGTCTCTAAGTAGTCTTTTTTCTGTTCTATTAGGATGTCAAAAACTAATCCAATTCTTGCTACTTTTTTTGGCAGTCCAGGCAGACAAAAATTACTTTAATTCCTCAGTCTCTTGATTACTTGTCTTGAATTTGAAGTAGAACTGAGACTGTATAGTTGAATCAAGATTTTCTGATTCTTACTAATTATTGGGAAATATGGAACTAATTGGACAAATCAATATTAATTTTTGAAAGTTTCTTGACTAGAACAATGTTGTTGAGAAAAAATggtaaattatcttttttttttacatagactTTCTACACTCTTCATTATTGGTCCCAAAAGTGGCATATCTCATCCTTATTATTTTGtggtttttagttttgtttagtCTATTTATATTCTTTCACAGTCCTAGATATTAGACatttatgaattaaaatatgtttgtgaattaaaatattgataaaagataaaaataattcttcaaaCCCCACATTTCTAGGAAATAATAAAACTCCTTTCTGTATTCCAGAATCTTTAAATTAGGCAGCATCTAATAAAGAAAATGGGCTGTCAAGTTCTGCAGTGTGATTTAATAACCATTGTCAGTCTGTACCTGGTTGATCATGTGATAGGAAATGGACATCCCATCACCATTAGACAACCAGATCAGTGCTTTTAATTTACATTGAAATACTGAATAAAGTCAGTGTAAAAATTACAATTTGGTGGTTAATCACTTTTTTGTGAGTTATTTTAAGATTAGTAATCATGAATTACCATAAAGCACACACCGGGATTATTTTGGACGTTTTAACTTCATTTGTTGACTAAAAAACCTTTTAAATTTACCTTGGCCTGATTCTGAGGCAGAATTCTAGTATCTCTGGGGCTAGGTTGGTAATTTTTTATCACCTGTCCTTCCCTATATATTAGGGTATAGAGCGTACACAGTTTTTAGAAATCATTGTCAGTCAATTGTGTTTATGTAGAAGTTTATGCTTTTAATTGCATTGTGATATATTAGTATGCGTAGTATACTCTGTGTAGTATGCAATATGTTAAATGGGGTATTAATATATCCTAAAATGTAATACCTTTATAATAATttgtatttcatattattttatagatgacTAAGCACATTCACATTTGTGACTTATTTTATATGTGTTTATTAATAAACACTCATTGAATGATTGTAGTGAGCAGAGTGTTAGGAAAAATAAGGATGTCTAAACAAATAGACACTATTATAAGCCTATCATGAATAAAGAATATCAATTTTCAAAAGATTCAAAAGATTATTTCTGCCTTGATGAAGGAGGGCTTTGctatagcattttttaaaaaaattaaatcacaatGTAAGTGGGACTGaagtactaaaaaataaaaaaaataataagtaaacaaATTTAGGGGAGTGTTCAAAATAGTTCAAATATCTGATTATAACTGAAATGGTAGATTATTCATATGGTAAATTTACTGCATCTATCAGTTAAAGTTatctttagaataaaataattttaatgacataAGGCATTTTTTAGATGACAAAATTCTTAGAATTCCAGTAGGGGCTGTATACCAGTACTTCTTTAGGGGAATTCATAGACCATTCATACACCATGACCTGTGTTTTCTCTAGGATTGGGAAATTGGTAGATTTGGAGGGGAGAGAAGACAACTTtaagtttatttctgttttatgtaATTTCACTATGGTCTTTAATTATACACAGTGACAGAACAATGGCATTGTTTGCCTTTTAGTTGAGTGAATTCTTTTTCTAGTACTTCAATCTTCTTTACCtacttagaatttatttttaatactctaAAGATCAGTAATGACATCTTCATTATTAATAACCATAACAATAGTAATTATAATGTAATGGAAATGTTAATACCCGTTATTTAAAGAACACCTTCTAAGagacaggtatatatatatatatacatatatagaagacacttcttaaaattttatttaatccacATTGCAGTTTTATAGATAGAcaatatctccattttaaaaaagaagaaaaacaggctCTTGCATAAGGCGTCAAAATGAGTAGTTGTACTATCAGAATTTCAACTCACTTTTCTCTGCCTCTAAGGCCCATCTCTTTCCACTATCAGACCCTGCAAATTGCTGTTTCAGAGAATTTGTCTTAACCTTTCTGTATTTATATGTTTTGATTTCTGGACAGAAAATAACAGTGAAATTCCTATTATGATGATGCTAGGAAAATGATCACAGAAAAGTTCAGTGTTTGTGTAAACTTAAttgactgattaaaaaaaatctcactaTATAATAAGTTCCTAGGATTACATCTTCTAAGTGTTCATTTGTAAACTCAAAGAAAAACAGTACTTTCACCAAAGTCCAGGGAACCATATTCAGACAACAATTCTACTCCTGAGGCTCATCTCGATGGACTAGATAAAAATGGAAggcaaatttttgttttgtttcttcttggaCGAACTATTGTATGCatcaaattcatataaaaatgtgacagttgaaagaaaaatataaaattgtcaaGTTCTGTGTGTGTTGGAAAAATAAATCTTAGGTAGGCACAGCAAGTAGTATAAACGTATACAGATAATATTATTgatataatatttatttccaaTTAATTGTATTGCctaaattttgccattttttcctGAGTTAGTTTCCATAGGATTTAAgaaactttattaaataaaattagatatacacaatttatataacatttattataaaaataataaaacaagcaTCCAATAAACTGCCACTTGACTTGGTAAGTAGAATATTCCCTCTCTTTCAGAGCTAGCAGTGTGCTCCTTGCTGATCCTCAACCCTTGTCTCTCTGCAAGAGTTAATCATGCCGTAGTTTTTTAGGAGAGCAACGTGTTTTTATTACCCTGCTATCTGAAATTTTTGATTAAACTGATTAATCTCTATTGACCAATCAGTTACCAAGGCAAATCTCCATGTACTCATCCTCCAggtaaattacatttatttatatgtaaatttatttgtatataaattCATGGGATAAATtacatttattctcttacattgtTATGTAATTTGACCCATTGAGATCTACAGAAGGCTTAagttatttggaatttttttagtAACAGGAAATTTTTTGGGacttgcatttttaaagatactTAATGATTACGTATATAcattggaaataaaacaaaagtaagtTATAGAAAACTATTAAGTTAGAAAAATCgggaaaatttattgaaattttgttccattttacagagacattttggagagttgAGATATTTCACACTATAGTACTAGTGTTTAAGTTAAAATTTATTGGAGGCTCTCCTCAAGACAATTTAAATATCTGCTGAGGTATATTCATTAGTAATATACCCCAAACATCTTGATAAGTTCTAGGGATACTGAGGCTATAGGGAGGGATACAGATAGATTCTGTCTGGCCTTGAGAATTTTGTGGTCTGTTAGTGTGGCTGACAGCCTGGCAATACCGGGTGTTGTTTGTGAGGGCTGTAATAATGAACCATGCGGGTACTGGCTTGGGGAAACTAGGAGCAGGTGGTTCCTGAACATTTACATGTGAGATTGTGTTTTGAATGACATGTTACGTGAACataaaggaggagggagaaatggGTGTCTAGGCAGAGTAAGAAGCATGTTCAAAGGATGGGAGAACATTCCAGCTCTGTCCTCCAGATGGGATGAGTACACCTAGAACTGCTGAAATCTTCCCTTCTTAGTCCCAGTTCAGGTGCTGTGTCCTCCGTGGAGTTGCTCTAATTTTCTCTctgcccctccttcccttctttagCCAGAAGTGATTTACGTCTTGTTCTTTGAATAGTTCTTTCATGTCTCTTGTGGTGCTTATCACATTTCTCCCCTTCTATTGAAATATATGGCAGGAAATGGGAGGCTTCACAGTTCTCTGTCTTTACAGTGCTATTTTGTTTTTGAGGAAATGTCTATTATCTTAAAAGCAttcctataatttcttttttaatggtgCCTTACAGGCTGAAAGCATGATGGCTAAATGATTTAGAAATCACTTATCTTATGAGCATTTTAGGGCCATTTTGGAAACTCTAACCATGataaatcttttattattttaataaagcaaAGTGGGTGTGTTTTAATGTTAAAGATCCTACATGTATTAATATTTGTTAGGTACAGAGAAAATTGAACACCTTGGGCATActtgtgaaataaaattttaattatttattaccaGTTTgtgtaaatacatttaaaaattatagtatcataaaaaatatgtgtgtgtgtgtatgcatattcCAATTATAGAAATGggggaaatatataaaaatacaaaggaGGATTATTCATAGTTCAGTTCCCCCACACAATCACTGTTAACACTTTGCCATATTTCTTTTTGATTCTCTGTCACAATACTTGactaaaatacagaatttttagtcttcttttttaaagttcaatattataaaatttcctCATGATACTACAAATCTTTTGAATTGTTAATAGCTTAACTATACTTCACTGAGTGACTGGGAACACAAGTTAATCATTTTAGTAttgacagtttttaaattttctcttttctgtaacACTGACATATCAATGAACagtgttttgaaaactttttcataattctgattattttcttaggGAATATTCATAGAGGACTGTTAATGGGTTAGAGATCTAATATTATCAAAATTCTTGAAAAGTATTTCCAGATTGCTTCCTGCAAGTTTTGTACCTTCCCACCAGTGATATTTAAGTATGCTAGCCAAAATGAATTTTGAGGAGCATGATTCTAAGTTTCAATTTCAGTTTAACAAATCCTTGCTCACCATATTCCAGACCCCCTGCTAGGTGTTGGCCCAGTTTACAGAGATAAGGTCCTTCCTCTCGAGGTAGATATGTGTGGAGTCTATCGAGTGCATTACCATACATGTTGCTAAGCGTCAACATGTGGAAGAGCTTACTGGGTGCTGAGGTACAAGAAGATAACTGTTGATTTGGTGAAAGGTAGGGAAAGATTTCTTGGAAGAACTGACAAGATGAatagaaaaggaacaaattaatgggatattatgaaaaaaagtGTTTGTGAGAGGCAAGGAAATTGGGAAGTGCCAATAAAGAATAAACTTGAGAATAgataagaaatattttctaacCCTGGATGATTGATTTATGTAGAGAGTTTCATGAAAGCATTGCAAAAACCTatgaaaagagatggaaattttgtCTTCCAGTGAATCATTAAGTGTGGCGTGATCTGTTGAAAAGTATTAAATAAGGCTCAGGGTGGGATTTTATGGCATTGAGTCATTAGGAATGAACAATTGATAAGAGAGGAATAGGAATTAGCAGTAGTTAACTTCTTATCAACATTACAGTTTGTTTTATTTAGCTTTGGGACAATACAAAAACCAAATTGAATGACTATCCTCCTAAAATAAAGGACTGAAggatagaactttttttttttaatttgtcaataTTATAAAAGGGTCCTAGAGAATCCTGTTTGTATTTATAAACCCAAAAAGCTAAATAGTCTGGTTAACTACTGTTGCAAAGAATGTTGCTGGTTTCTGTTACTACAAAACCAGTAGTAAGTAAATAAGGTGTCCCAAAAATGGTATTGACATTACTCACTACCTGAATGCCCAGTGCTTAGAATAATGCCTAGTACTATTCACTGATATTTGTTCAATAACTGAATCCAAAATTATAACATCATATGATTAATGGATACACATTTAGAAGCACAGAACTTTAATAGTAAGGTTTGAATACACTCACCTGCttcttgcacttttttttttaaggaaagctTAAAATTGTACTGTCAGATTAAttctgtgatttcatttgtaattcaGCATAAGCCGGTGGTTGGGAAAATCGTCACTTCTTTGTTCTCATCACTTAAATAGTGGAAAAACCTTTCATTTActtagaaaacaatttcatttaaaaaaaaacctccctaGGCTCTGCCATGCAATTACTTTCTCTTTGTAAAagaatttgttttagcagttataaaaaatattaatatgtaaGATCTCTCCAGTTTTGTTAGTGTTCAGGACcgcatatattatattttaaagggggaaaagtaaaaaTGGTTTGCTCAATATAACTTATGAACAGCAGGAATTTTTGAAATTGAGGTAGGAGCTTTGGGAGTAGAGCAGGGAGGTGTCTACTGACGCTAAAAGCAGTGATTCAAAGATGGGATATTAGCAAGCAGGTTGGGAAAATCCTAATTCCAGACCACAAGCAGAATTTCAGGGTCAAATTTCTCTCCTGTTCTCTGAATTTCGATCTCATTTCAGaccattttcattctcttagaatttggagaagaaaaagaaaatggtcaaGCTTTTTGCTACCTGTAAGTATGATTGAGGCCTACTTTTCTCTAACATTTACAtgatttggaaattatttttgtaacaaGCATTCTTTCGGTTACATTCCCTTTCTGCTTTCTATGCATCTGTGTGATCagggaaaacaaaatttaattggTAATCTTAGTTGAGtctgtttgaaagaaaaaagtccatgGAATGTCTTATATTGACAGAGAATCTATTGATTAGCTATAGCGCT is a window encoding:
- the LOC143668011 gene encoding calcium/calmodulin-dependent protein kinase type II subunit delta-like, whose protein sequence is MASTTTCTRFTDEYQLFEELGKGAFSVVRRCMKIPTGQEYAAKIINTKKLSARGGYFQPHIYICEFSVCPVDCWFSCM